The genomic stretch GAATCCAAAGCTCCTGCGATATATGGCGGAAATTTCGGAAGGATACGATGCAGTAGTGCCGCGGGTGGAACGAAATGTGGAACCGCTGCACGCCATTTACGGCAAGGAGTGCCTGACCCAGGCTAAATACTTGCTGGACGATGGAATCTATAGTGTGACGGAACTGTTCAAACGGATCAGGGTCCGCTATGTGGAAGCGGATGAGATCGACCGTTTCGATCCGGAGCATTTGTCTTTCTTTAATATCAACAACGAGGCCGATCTGACACGGGCTCGGGAAATCGAACAAAAAGAGCGGCTGGCTATGGCCGGATCCGATCCGGGCGGATTCATCCCGGG from Dehalogenimonas sp. THU2 encodes the following:
- a CDS encoding molybdenum cofactor guanylyltransferase, whose amino-acid sequence is MDLSCIVLAGGRGLRLGRNKALEAIGTQTLVQRTVSSLIFCDTEIIVVTGPHNTELGLEEFGHVRLVIDAFPGRGPLVGIYTGLLNSRADKNLVVACDMPFLNPKLLRYMAEISEGYDAVVPRVERNVEPLHAIYGKECLTQAKYLLDDGIYSVTELFKRIRVRYVEADEIDRFDPEHLSFFNINNEADLTRAREIEQKERLAMAGSDPGGFIPGSSTY